From Cellulophaga lytica DSM 7489, a single genomic window includes:
- the dnaG gene encoding DNA primase yields MISKSTIDQVYETARLEEVIGDFVQLKKSGTNFKGLSPFTDERSPSFMVSPVKQIWKDFSSGKGGNVVAFLMEHEHFTYPEAIKYLAKKYNIEIEETERTDEQKEQANEKESMYLVSEYAQKYFSEVLWERELGKAIGLSYFKERGFTDETIKKFSLGYCLDQWDSFTNTALDKGYKLEYLEKTGLTIVKKQEGQEVRKFDRFKGRVMFPIQSMSGRVLGFGGRILTNDKKAAKYLNSPESDIYHKSKVLYGIYHAKQAIAKEDNCYLVEGYTDVIQFHQRGIHNVVASSGTALTPDQIRLVNRLTKNITVLFDGDAAGLRASLRGIDLILEQGMNVRVCTFPEGEDPDSFSKNNSLEEVHQYLESNSKDFIQFKASLLIKETANDPIKKAETVRDIVNSISKIPDRIKKEIYIQECAQLMNISESVLFNTLAQIGKKEIADEVKKQKEEQKPFQVVKNKVVQEKLDVQYVLEKKIIELLLLYGDTTQQFDDLLLKEDDKGDLILEKETVEARVFEKIYLDLQEDEIELTNAKFRDIYYKLIEDLNEKEHFEANKFIGGLDQDLVSEISSILMEEEKYILHEWERKEIYPKEKSVSIGQLVSETILTLRCYLIKKRIGELQEKTQDPSLDNSEILQEIMNYLNLNSLLGKKLARVLS; encoded by the coding sequence TTGATTTCTAAATCTACTATAGACCAAGTTTATGAAACTGCTCGTTTAGAGGAGGTTATTGGCGATTTTGTTCAGTTAAAAAAATCTGGAACCAACTTTAAAGGTTTAAGTCCGTTTACAGATGAGCGTTCACCAAGTTTTATGGTGTCTCCTGTTAAACAAATCTGGAAAGATTTTAGTAGTGGTAAAGGAGGTAATGTAGTTGCTTTTTTAATGGAGCATGAACACTTTACTTATCCAGAGGCTATAAAATACTTGGCTAAAAAGTATAATATAGAAATAGAAGAAACCGAACGTACAGACGAACAAAAAGAGCAAGCTAATGAAAAAGAGAGTATGTACTTGGTGTCTGAGTATGCTCAAAAATATTTTTCTGAAGTATTGTGGGAACGTGAGTTGGGTAAGGCTATTGGTTTAAGTTACTTTAAAGAACGGGGCTTTACAGATGAAACAATTAAAAAATTTAGCCTTGGTTATTGTTTAGATCAATGGGACTCTTTTACAAACACTGCCTTAGATAAAGGGTATAAGTTAGAGTATCTAGAAAAAACAGGTTTAACAATAGTTAAGAAACAAGAAGGACAAGAGGTTAGAAAATTTGATAGATTTAAAGGTCGTGTAATGTTTCCTATACAGTCTATGAGTGGTAGAGTGTTAGGTTTTGGTGGTCGTATTTTAACTAATGATAAAAAAGCAGCTAAATACTTAAATTCTCCAGAGAGTGATATTTACCATAAAAGTAAAGTGCTTTATGGTATTTACCACGCTAAACAGGCTATAGCTAAAGAAGATAACTGTTATTTGGTAGAAGGGTATACAGATGTTATACAGTTTCATCAAAGAGGTATACACAATGTTGTTGCTTCTAGTGGTACCGCACTTACACCAGACCAAATTAGACTTGTAAATAGGTTAACTAAAAACATAACTGTTTTGTTTGATGGTGATGCAGCTGGTTTGCGTGCCTCATTACGTGGTATAGATTTAATTTTAGAACAAGGTATGAATGTTAGGGTTTGTACTTTTCCTGAAGGTGAAGACCCAGACAGTTTTTCTAAAAACAATTCTTTAGAAGAAGTTCATCAATATTTAGAAAGTAATTCTAAAGATTTTATACAGTTTAAAGCTTCTTTATTAATAAAAGAAACTGCCAATGACCCAATAAAAAAAGCAGAAACAGTACGCGATATTGTAAATAGTATTTCTAAGATACCAGACCGTATTAAAAAGGAAATTTACATACAAGAGTGTGCGCAGTTAATGAATATTTCAGAATCTGTACTTTTTAACACGCTTGCGCAGATAGGTAAAAAGGAGATTGCAGACGAGGTTAAAAAACAAAAAGAAGAGCAAAAACCTTTTCAGGTTGTAAAAAATAAAGTTGTACAAGAGAAGTTAGATGTTCAATATGTTTTAGAAAAAAAGATAATAGAATTGCTTTTGCTTTACGGAGACACTACTCAGCAGTTTGATGATTTGTTGCTTAAAGAAGATGATAAGGGAGACCTTATTTTAGAAAAAGAAACTGTAGAGGCGCGTGTTTTTGAAAAAATTTACCTGGATTTACAAGAGGATGAAATAGAACTTACCAATGCAAAGTTTAGAGATATATATTACAAACTTATAGAAGACTTAAATGAAAAAGAGCATTTTGAGGCAAATAAGTTTATTGGTGGTTTAGATCAAGATTTAGTCTCCGAAATTTCTTCAATTTTAATGGAAGAAGAAAAATACATTTTACATGAATGGGAACGTAAAGAAATATATCCAAAAGAAAAGTCTGTAAGTATAGGTCAGTTGGTAAGTGAAACCATACTAACGTTACGTTGCTATTTAATAAAAAAGAGAATAGGGGAGTTACAAGAAAAAACTCAGGATCCAAGTCTAGATAATTCAGAAATTTTGCAAGAAATAATGAATTATCTAAACTTAAACTCTTTATTGGGTAAAAAATTAGCTAGGGTGCTCTCTTAA
- a CDS encoding MBL fold metallo-hydrolase, translated as MLKRLFKRIMIAIVTILITLVISYFLFTNFYPTFGGDITKERKEIYKESPQYKNNKFNNTLPVPKDLSFTETLSLAYKFFTTKVPNARPKKDLNVKTVDSADVANYNKESRLFWYGHSSFLLQIEGKNILLDPMLGKVAAPHPLMGANRFNTKFPIALEQLNKIDAVLFSHDHYDHLDYETILKIKDKAKRFYVPLGVGVHLEAWGVAKDKITELDWWQNTKLDNLTFVCTPAQHFSGRKLNNSQSTLWSSWVIQSKQDNIYFSGDSGYSPHFKEIGDKYGPFDIALMECGQYNQMWADIHMMPEETAQAGLDVQAKKIVPIHWAGFKLALHSWTDPIVRVKARAKELNLDVITPEIGDEIIVKDTTNNTTNWWENY; from the coding sequence ATGCTAAAAAGATTATTTAAAAGAATAATGATTGCAATAGTAACTATACTTATAACATTAGTAATATCTTATTTTTTATTTACTAATTTTTACCCAACATTTGGTGGTGATATTACCAAAGAGCGTAAAGAAATTTATAAAGAATCTCCTCAATACAAAAACAACAAGTTTAACAACACTTTACCTGTACCCAAAGATTTAAGTTTTACAGAAACACTATCATTAGCCTACAAGTTTTTTACAACTAAAGTACCTAATGCTAGACCTAAAAAAGACTTAAATGTAAAAACAGTAGACTCTGCTGATGTTGCAAATTACAACAAAGAATCTCGACTTTTTTGGTATGGCCACTCTTCTTTTCTATTACAAATTGAAGGTAAAAACATTCTTTTAGACCCAATGTTAGGTAAAGTTGCTGCTCCACATCCATTAATGGGTGCAAATAGATTTAATACTAAATTCCCTATAGCATTAGAACAGCTTAATAAAATTGATGCTGTATTGTTTTCACATGATCATTATGATCATTTAGATTATGAAACCATTTTAAAAATTAAAGACAAAGCCAAACGCTTTTATGTACCGTTAGGTGTAGGTGTACATTTAGAAGCTTGGGGCGTAGCAAAAGATAAAATTACAGAATTAGATTGGTGGCAAAATACAAAACTAGACAACTTAACTTTTGTTTGTACCCCAGCACAACATTTCTCTGGACGTAAACTTAACAACAGCCAAAGCACACTTTGGAGCTCTTGGGTAATACAATCTAAACAAGATAACATTTACTTTAGTGGAGATAGTGGCTACTCCCCGCACTTTAAAGAAATAGGAGATAAATACGGCCCTTTTGATATTGCCTTAATGGAATGCGGACAATATAACCAAATGTGGGCAGATATACATATGATGCCCGAAGAAACCGCACAAGCTGGCTTAGATGTGCAAGCCAAAAAAATTGTTCCGATACACTGGGCTGGCTTTAAATTAGCTTTACATAGCTGGACAGATCCAATTGTACGTGTAAAAGCAAGGGCAAAAGAACTAAACCTAGATGTAATTACACCCGAAATTGGAGATGAAATTATTGTAAAAGACACGACCAATAATACCACAAATTGGTGGGAGAACTATTAA
- a CDS encoding response regulator, with translation MKTVFIADSHPVVQVGITQMLSIETGFKVIGTARTSSELFEKLENETPDILMLEMDFPEINGIACLRKMKKNHPDVKVLMYSGQSEDVYAISSIRAGAQGYLSKNADLDYIVAALEKISDGKMFITNELAQRLAFDEGTQKPRRLFRKLSTREIEVLKMLASGKRNKDVALGLGLNEKTISTYKARLMKKLNVDNMVDLLQQAKALDIF, from the coding sequence ATGAAAACAGTATTTATTGCAGATAGTCACCCTGTTGTGCAAGTGGGCATTACGCAGATGTTGAGTATTGAGACGGGCTTTAAAGTTATTGGCACTGCTAGAACTTCATCAGAACTTTTTGAAAAACTGGAAAATGAAACTCCAGATATTTTAATGTTAGAGATGGATTTTCCTGAGATTAACGGGATTGCTTGTTTAAGAAAAATGAAGAAGAATCATCCAGATGTTAAAGTACTTATGTACAGCGGACAGTCTGAAGATGTTTACGCTATTAGCTCTATTAGAGCTGGTGCGCAAGGTTATTTATCTAAAAACGCAGATTTAGATTACATAGTAGCGGCTCTAGAAAAAATTAGTGATGGTAAAATGTTTATCACTAATGAACTAGCGCAAAGACTAGCTTTTGATGAAGGCACACAAAAACCTAGAAGATTATTTAGAAAACTATCTACAAGAGAAATAGAAGTTTTAAAAATGCTTGCTAGCGGTAAAAGAAACAAAGATGTTGCATTAGGTCTTGGTTTAAACGAAAAAACCATTAGTACTTACAAGGCTCGTTTAATGAAAAAATTAAACGTAGATAATATGGTAGACTTATTACAACAAGCTAAAGCATTAGATATTTTCTAA
- the nadE gene encoding NAD(+) synthase, whose product MQTEKVTNHIVNWLKDYATKANIKGFVIGISGGIDSAVTSTLCAKTGLELLCLEMPIHQAESQVTRASKHIDWLQSNFKNVKRQQVNLTPVFDSFIDTLPSVTNEEERFLSLANARARLRMTTLYYFAGLHGYLVAGTGNKVEDFGVGFYTKYGDGGVDLSPIADLMKSEVYEIAKFTGINSDIINAAPTDGLWGDDRTDEDQIGASYPELEWAMLEDDKGKTKNDFKGRQQEVFILYKKLNNANQHKMKPIPVCDIPNGLK is encoded by the coding sequence ATGCAAACAGAAAAAGTAACAAACCATATTGTTAATTGGCTAAAGGATTATGCTACAAAAGCAAACATAAAAGGATTTGTAATAGGTATATCTGGCGGAATTGATTCTGCTGTAACATCTACCCTGTGTGCAAAAACAGGTTTAGAGTTACTTTGTTTAGAAATGCCAATACACCAAGCAGAGAGTCAGGTAACAAGAGCCAGCAAGCATATAGATTGGTTGCAAAGCAATTTTAAAAACGTAAAAAGACAACAAGTAAACTTAACTCCTGTTTTTGATAGCTTTATAGACACACTACCAAGTGTAACTAATGAAGAAGAGAGGTTTTTATCTTTAGCTAACGCAAGAGCAAGACTAAGAATGACAACTTTGTATTATTTTGCAGGATTACACGGTTATTTGGTAGCTGGTACTGGCAACAAGGTTGAAGATTTTGGCGTAGGATTTTACACTAAGTATGGAGATGGCGGAGTAGACCTTAGCCCTATTGCAGATTTAATGAAAAGTGAAGTATACGAAATTGCTAAATTTACAGGTATTAATTCTGACATTATTAATGCTGCACCTACAGATGGTTTGTGGGGAGATGACAGAACAGATGAAGACCAAATAGGAGCATCATACCCAGAGCTAGAGTGGGCAATGCTAGAAGACGACAAGGGTAAAACAAAAAATGATTTTAAAGGAAGACAACAAGAGGTCTTTATATTATATAAAAAACTAAACAATGCTAACCAGCACAAAATGAAACCAATACCTGTATGCGACATTCCAAATGGCTTAAAATAG
- the gldB gene encoding gliding motility lipoprotein GldB, translated as MKQPFYIILLVFILFLGCKQESKEAKQIAKVNVSLDVARFDREIADAKPTDIPVLKEKYPYLFPVQYPDSLWVAKLRDTLQISLLKEVNIAFGDFKKQKNELELFYKHVKYYFPKETEPKVVTVISDVNYNNPVILTEELLLIGLDNYLGKDHKFYKGLQNYIAEGLDKKYLLTDVANTFAKKVVPYPANDRTFLAQLVYYGKELYVKDKLIPFVDDAVKIKYTQQDLDWAFANEEPIWRNFIENQYLYSTDKNLNKRFLDPAPFSKFQLELDSESPGRLGRFLGWQIVRSFMDNNNVTLQQMLQLPAEEIFKKSNYKPKR; from the coding sequence ATGAAACAACCATTTTATATCATTTTACTTGTTTTTATCCTTTTTTTGGGTTGTAAACAAGAGTCTAAAGAGGCAAAACAGATAGCCAAAGTAAATGTATCATTAGATGTTGCTAGGTTTGATAGGGAAATTGCTGATGCTAAACCAACAGATATTCCTGTGTTAAAAGAAAAGTATCCTTACTTATTTCCTGTACAATATCCAGATAGCTTATGGGTCGCAAAATTAAGAGATACATTACAAATATCTTTGTTAAAAGAAGTTAATATAGCCTTTGGAGACTTTAAAAAGCAAAAAAATGAGCTTGAGTTATTTTACAAACACGTAAAATATTACTTTCCTAAAGAGACAGAGCCTAAAGTGGTTACTGTTATTTCTGATGTAAATTATAATAATCCTGTTATACTTACAGAAGAACTTTTATTAATTGGATTAGATAACTACTTGGGAAAGGATCACAAATTTTACAAAGGATTACAAAATTATATTGCAGAGGGATTAGATAAAAAATACCTTTTAACAGATGTAGCTAATACATTTGCAAAAAAAGTTGTGCCTTATCCTGCAAACGACAGAACTTTTTTAGCGCAGTTGGTATATTATGGAAAAGAGTTATATGTAAAAGATAAGCTAATACCTTTTGTAGATGATGCAGTAAAAATAAAGTATACTCAGCAAGATTTGGATTGGGCTTTTGCTAATGAAGAACCAATTTGGCGTAATTTTATTGAAAACCAATATTTATATAGTACAGATAAAAATTTAAATAAGCGTTTTTTAGATCCTGCACCATTTTCTAAGTTTCAGTTGGAGTTAGATAGTGAGTCGCCAGGACGATTAGGACGTTTTTTAGGATGGCAAATTGTGCGTTCTTTTATGGATAATAATAACGTAACTTTGCAACAAATGCTACAGCTGCCTGCTGAGGAAATATTTAAAAAATCTAATTATAAACCAAAAAGATAA
- the gldC gene encoding gliding motility protein GldC, translating into MSKLHTSEIKLTVGLDENRVPEALNWSAEDGGIENEEAKAMLLSVWDSKNQESLKIDLWTKDMPVDEMKVFFHQTLVSLSDTFYKATQDEKMTATMKDFCEYFADKLELKKG; encoded by the coding sequence ATGTCAAAATTACATACATCAGAAATTAAGTTAACTGTTGGTCTGGATGAAAACAGAGTGCCAGAGGCTTTAAATTGGTCTGCAGAAGACGGAGGGATAGAGAATGAAGAGGCAAAAGCAATGCTTTTATCTGTATGGGATAGTAAAAACCAAGAGTCTTTAAAAATAGATTTATGGACTAAAGATATGCCTGTAGATGAAATGAAAGTATTTTTTCATCAAACATTAGTGTCTTTGTCTGATACTTTTTATAAAGCTACACAAGATGAAAAAATGACAGCAACAATGAAAGATTTTTGCGAGTATTTTGCAGATAAGCTAGAGCTTAAAAAAGGCTAG
- a CDS encoding TonB-dependent receptor: MRYTLTILCIIVCQSFVFSQDCSNILLGEVIDFHDKQPLADAIIQVRGNKKQVYSDEFGKFTLKNLCNGIIELEISHPECSTRFVTVEIYGNTHKKITLEHHLEELNEVKVTGSTIKETNSAQEKTIKTEQLERFGSNNLGDALKQINGVSSLNTGSNIVKPIIQGLGGSRVLILNNGTRMQDMEWGAEHAPNIDINSANKVTIVKGAAALKYGGDAIGGIILLDQNRIPKKDTIYGKTLVNGVSNGRGGNITTELTKAYENGFYVKGQASYKKLGDAEAPNYVLSNTGVSQFGASIDFGKLGFESGWNAYYSYFDTNIGILSASHIGNVDDLITAINSDEPSETTSFTYDINKPRQHVKHHLGKLRYYKRFEGLGKLNLQYDIQQNHRFEYDIRVGDDKEKASLDLKLTTQTLAADITIDAFEKQKFSFGILGRYQDNFANPDTGVRRLIPDYDKVDFGVFATTEYKLSDATTLDAGIRFDYSKIDAQKFYITSRWEERGYNEDFNDIIIDDLGTQLLTNPELSYHNFSASAGLKHRFNSENLFRFNYTLAQRAPNPSELFSDGLHHSAARIELGDLRIKSETSHRISLSLGKNTYTWGYEVSPYYNLISDFILLEPTGVEFSLRGAFPVWEYRQTDARLLGVDASIYNNWTNNWRTDHKFSIVKGKDRTKNEALINIPSARLQNQITFTKQEWNNFNISLQSEYVFKQNEYIDNIMVYSPQQDQEVELDINTPPSAYHLLKLDSEMKFNLKNSKALTVGLGITNLLNTEYRDYLNRQRYFTDDLGRSFTLRLKYNY; the protein is encoded by the coding sequence ATGCGCTATACGCTAACAATACTATGTATTATAGTGTGTCAGTCTTTTGTATTTAGCCAAGATTGTTCTAATATTCTTTTAGGAGAAGTAATAGACTTTCATGACAAACAACCATTAGCAGACGCTATTATACAAGTAAGAGGAAACAAGAAGCAAGTATATTCTGATGAGTTTGGAAAGTTTACTCTAAAAAATTTATGCAACGGCATTATAGAGTTAGAAATATCTCACCCAGAATGCAGTACAAGATTTGTAACAGTAGAAATTTATGGCAACACCCATAAAAAAATAACCCTAGAACATCATTTAGAAGAGTTAAATGAAGTTAAGGTTACGGGCTCTACCATTAAAGAAACCAATTCTGCACAAGAAAAAACGATAAAAACAGAGCAGCTAGAACGCTTTGGCAGCAACAATTTGGGTGATGCGCTTAAACAAATAAACGGAGTATCTAGCTTAAACACAGGTTCAAATATTGTAAAACCTATAATACAAGGTTTAGGAGGCAGTAGAGTACTTATACTTAATAATGGTACTCGTATGCAAGATATGGAATGGGGTGCAGAACACGCACCAAACATAGATATTAATTCTGCCAACAAAGTTACAATTGTAAAAGGTGCTGCTGCATTAAAATATGGTGGTGATGCTATTGGAGGTATTATTTTACTAGATCAAAATAGAATACCCAAAAAAGATACTATTTACGGCAAAACACTTGTAAACGGAGTGTCTAATGGCAGAGGCGGAAACATAACCACAGAACTTACCAAAGCATATGAAAATGGTTTTTATGTAAAAGGACAAGCATCTTACAAGAAATTAGGAGATGCAGAAGCTCCAAATTATGTATTATCAAATACAGGAGTTTCTCAATTTGGCGCTAGTATAGATTTTGGAAAACTTGGTTTTGAGAGTGGCTGGAATGCCTACTACTCATACTTTGACACAAATATTGGTATTTTAAGTGCGTCTCATATAGGTAATGTAGACGATTTAATTACCGCTATTAATAGTGATGAACCAAGTGAAACAACAAGTTTTACTTATGACATTAATAAGCCTAGACAACATGTTAAACATCATTTAGGAAAACTTAGATACTATAAGCGTTTTGAAGGCTTAGGGAAATTAAATCTTCAATATGACATACAACAAAACCATAGGTTTGAGTATGATATACGTGTTGGTGACGACAAAGAAAAAGCTTCTTTAGACCTTAAGCTTACAACACAAACACTTGCTGCAGATATTACTATTGATGCTTTTGAAAAGCAAAAATTTTCTTTTGGAATTCTAGGCCGATATCAAGATAATTTTGCCAATCCAGATACAGGTGTAAGACGTTTAATTCCTGATTATGATAAAGTAGATTTTGGAGTTTTTGCAACTACAGAATATAAACTTTCTGATGCCACTACTTTAGATGCTGGTATTAGATTTGATTATAGTAAAATTGATGCCCAAAAGTTTTACATAACATCTAGATGGGAAGAACGCGGGTACAACGAAGATTTTAATGATATAATTATTGATGACCTAGGCACACAACTTTTAACAAATCCTGAGCTAAGCTATCATAATTTTTCAGCGTCTGCAGGACTAAAACACCGATTTAATTCTGAAAATTTATTTAGATTTAATTACACTTTAGCGCAACGTGCTCCAAATCCGTCTGAATTATTTAGTGATGGACTGCATCATTCTGCTGCCCGTATAGAATTAGGCGATTTACGCATAAAGAGCGAAACGTCACACAGAATATCATTAAGCTTAGGAAAAAACACTTACACTTGGGGCTACGAGGTTTCACCTTATTATAACCTTATATCAGACTTTATTCTTTTAGAACCAACTGGTGTAGAATTCTCTTTACGAGGTGCATTTCCTGTTTGGGAATACAGACAAACAGATGCTCGTTTACTTGGTGTAGACGCATCTATCTATAATAACTGGACAAACAACTGGAGAACAGATCATAAATTTTCTATAGTTAAAGGAAAAGACAGAACTAAAAACGAAGCTTTAATTAATATTCCTTCTGCTCGTTTACAAAACCAAATAACGTTTACTAAACAAGAATGGAACAACTTTAATATTAGCCTACAAAGTGAATATGTATTTAAACAAAATGAATACATAGATAATATTATGGTATACTCACCACAACAAGACCAGGAAGTAGAACTAGATATAAACACACCTCCAAGTGCTTACCATTTATTAAAATTAGATTCAGAAATGAAATTTAACTTAAAAAATAGCAAAGCATTAACTGTTGGTTTAGGCATAACTAATTTATTGAACACAGAATATAGAGACTACCTTAACAGACAACGTTATTTTACAGACGATTTAGGAAGGTCTTTTACACTTAGATTAAAATATAATTACTAA
- the yihA gene encoding ribosome biogenesis GTP-binding protein YihA/YsxC, with protein MKIKSASFVISNSNVKSCPSEPLPEYAFIGRSNVGKSSLINMLMQRKSLAKTSGRPGKTQLINHFKVNENWFLVDLPGYGYARVSKKEKKTFQKYITDYFKERIQLVCAFVLVDIRHEPQKVDLEFLEWMGENQIPFALIFTKADKLKPQVIQKQADNYINALLEGIWEDAPQYFITSSANNLGREDVLEFIDGINDDFYKATASK; from the coding sequence TTGAAAATAAAATCTGCCAGCTTTGTAATAAGTAACTCTAACGTAAAGTCTTGCCCTAGCGAGCCTTTGCCTGAGTATGCCTTTATTGGCAGATCTAACGTAGGTAAATCTTCTTTAATAAATATGCTAATGCAGCGCAAAAGCTTAGCAAAAACATCTGGAAGACCAGGTAAAACTCAACTTATAAATCATTTTAAAGTAAATGAAAATTGGTTTTTAGTAGATTTACCAGGTTATGGTTATGCTCGTGTTTCTAAAAAAGAGAAAAAAACATTTCAGAAATACATTACAGATTATTTTAAAGAAAGAATACAGCTTGTATGCGCTTTTGTTTTAGTTGATATACGCCATGAACCACAAAAAGTAGATTTAGAATTTTTAGAGTGGATGGGAGAAAATCAAATTCCGTTTGCCCTAATCTTTACAAAGGCCGATAAATTAAAACCCCAAGTAATACAAAAACAAGCAGACAACTACATTAACGCATTACTAGAAGGTATTTGGGAAGACGCCCCGCAATATTTTATAACATCATCTGCAAACAATTTAGGCAGAGAAGATGTTTTAGAATTTATAGATGGCATTAATGATGACTTTTATAAAGCTACCGCATCTAAATAA
- a CDS encoding alpha/beta fold hydrolase, which translates to MEEKIITEGKYRYIEIGEGTPLIILHGLMGGLSNFQGVMEHFPAKGYKVLVPELPIYDKPLLKTTVKSFAKFVQEFITHKGLTDVILLGNSLGGHIGLLHTKLYPETVKALVITGSSGLYESAMGDGYPRRGDYEFIKKKAQDVFYDPEVATKEIVDEVFATVNDRIKLVKTLAIAKSAIRHNMANDLPNMQTPTCIIWGEEDTVTPPEVANDFNKLLPDSNLYWIKKCGHAPMMEHPDEFNTILENWLQKRNL; encoded by the coding sequence ATGGAAGAAAAGATTATTACAGAAGGCAAATACAGATATATAGAGATTGGGGAAGGAACACCACTAATTATTTTACACGGATTAATGGGTGGATTGAGTAATTTTCAAGGTGTTATGGAACATTTTCCCGCAAAAGGATACAAAGTTTTAGTACCAGAATTACCTATATATGACAAACCTCTACTAAAAACTACTGTAAAAAGTTTTGCAAAATTTGTACAAGAATTTATTACCCACAAAGGGCTAACAGACGTTATTTTGTTAGGAAACTCTTTAGGTGGACATATTGGCTTATTACACACAAAATTATACCCAGAGACTGTAAAAGCATTAGTTATTACAGGCAGCTCTGGTTTATATGAAAGCGCAATGGGAGATGGCTACCCAAGAAGAGGTGATTACGAGTTTATAAAGAAAAAAGCACAAGATGTTTTTTATGATCCTGAAGTAGCAACTAAGGAAATTGTAGATGAAGTTTTTGCTACAGTTAACGACCGTATTAAACTAGTTAAAACACTTGCTATTGCTAAAAGCGCTATTAGACACAATATGGCAAATGACTTACCTAATATGCAAACGCCAACTTGTATAATTTGGGGAGAAGAAGACACAGTAACACCACCAGAAGTTGCTAATGACTTTAACAAGTTATTACCGGATTCTAATTTGTATTGGATTAAAAAATGTGGCCACGCTCCTATGATGGAACACCCTGATGAGTTTAATACAATACTAGAAAACTGGCTACAAAAACGTAATTTGTAA
- the mraZ gene encoding division/cell wall cluster transcriptional repressor MraZ, with translation MVNFIGTYECKADVKGRVMVPSALKSQMASVLNKGFVIKRSVFQPCLELYPMEEWNLLMEKMNKKNRFKKKNNDFIRRFSAGVKIVELDATGRLLIPKNLVEIANITKDVVLSSAINIIEIWDKDSYEKVIEEDAENFADLAEEVMGGEEDELS, from the coding sequence ATGGTAAACTTCATAGGAACATACGAGTGCAAGGCAGACGTTAAGGGCAGGGTAATGGTACCCTCAGCTCTTAAGAGTCAGATGGCCAGTGTTCTAAACAAAGGTTTTGTTATAAAACGTTCTGTTTTTCAACCTTGTTTAGAGTTGTATCCTATGGAAGAATGGAATCTTCTAATGGAGAAGATGAACAAGAAAAACCGCTTTAAAAAGAAGAACAACGACTTTATTAGACGTTTTTCTGCAGGGGTTAAAATTGTAGAGTTAGATGCTACAGGGCGTCTGTTAATTCCAAAAAATTTAGTAGAAATAGCAAATATTACCAAAGATGTGGTTTTAAGTTCTGCTATAAATATTATTGAAATTTGGGATAAAGATAGTTATGAAAAAGTAATAGAGGAAGACGCAGAGAATTTTGCGGATTTGGCAGAAGAAGTAATGGGAGGTGAAGAAGATGAGTTATCATAA